The Rhizobium leguminosarum region ATCGAACACGGGTCCGCGCTCATCCACACCCTGCGCTTCGGCAATTTTTATCGCCAGGCCGTCGGCGCCAAGTCCTATCTCGCCTTCTGTAACACACGCGGTCCGGCCAACGCGCCGATCATGATCCCGCTGATGGACAAGAACGATGAGGGCCGCCGTTCGCACTACCTGACCATCCAGACGTCGATCCCCGATGCGCCCGCTGCCGACGAGATCGTCGTGGCTCTCGGGGCTTCGATAGGCGGGCGCCCGCATCACCGCATCGGCGACCGCTACCAGGATCTGAAAGACCTGGGGCAGGACGTTGCCAATCCTGCGGGCGTTTGAGGGAGCGGCTCTGAGATGCTGACGGCCGGATCGACCACACGCACCGCTGCAGCAACAAACGCCGCCGGTGCCTTGCCCCGAAAGACGACGGCAAGCGGAACGGCCTATCACCAGGCCGGCAGCGGTGAACCGCTGGTTCTCATTCATGGCGTCGGCATGCGGCTCGAGGCCTGGGCTCCGCAGATCGCATTTCTGTCGGCCGGCCATCGGGTCATCGCCGTCGACATGCCGGGACATGGCGAGAGCGCAAAGCTGCCGGTGGGCAGCCGGCTCGAGGAGTTCGTCGCCTGGTTCGGGCGCTTTCTCGACGAGATGGCGATCGACACAGTGAATGTTGCCGGCCACTCGATGGGAGCGCTGGTGTCGGGAGGGGCGGCGGCGACGTTCGGCGAACGTATCAGCCGTGTTGCGTACCTCAACGGCGTCTACAGGCGCGACCCGCAAGCAAAGGCTGCCGTGCTCGCACGGGCCGCGGCCATTCCGGTGACCGGCGTAGACAAGGAAGGCCCGCTGGCTCGCTGGTTCGGCGATGATCCGGACAGCGTCGTTGCGCGGGAACTGACGCGGAAATGGCTCAACCTCGTCGATCCGGAGGGGTATGCTGTCGCTTACGCC contains the following coding sequences:
- a CDS encoding amino acid synthesis family protein — translated: MAIQIRKTGLQIETTLIEGGKAAAVPLKLFTAFAVVKNPWAGRGFVDDLKPEIHAGAPVLGELLTKMIIDAVGSGEAVEGYGKSAVVGLDGEIEHGSALIHTLRFGNFYRQAVGAKSYLAFCNTRGPANAPIMIPLMDKNDEGRRSHYLTIQTSIPDAPAADEIVVALGASIGGRPHHRIGDRYQDLKDLGQDVANPAGV
- a CDS encoding alpha/beta fold hydrolase, with translation MLTAGSTTRTAAATNAAGALPRKTTASGTAYHQAGSGEPLVLIHGVGMRLEAWAPQIAFLSAGHRVIAVDMPGHGESAKLPVGSRLEEFVAWFGRFLDEMAIDTVNVAGHSMGALVSGGAAATFGERISRVAYLNGVYRRDPQAKAAVLARAAAIPVTGVDKEGPLARWFGDDPDSVVARELTRKWLNLVDPEGYAVAYAAFAAGDETYADRWKDVAGPALFLTGSDDPNSTPLMATQMAALAPRGWARIVEGHRHMVNLTAPDIVNSLLAEWLSFGEDER